In the genome of Nymphaea colorata isolate Beijing-Zhang1983 unplaced genomic scaffold, ASM883128v2 scaffold0446, whole genome shotgun sequence, the window GTAGGCCCTCCATTCCGTCAACGTCCTCCACAGGACATCAAATCCGCCAACATCTTCCTCACCAAGGACCAAAGCCAGGTCAAGCTGGCAGACATGAACGTCTCCATCGTTACTGCCAACGGCATGGCTCGCACCCAAACCGGCACTCCCTACTACGCCAGTCCCTAGGTCTGGCTCGAAAAGCCATACAGCAACAAGTGCGATGTCTGGTCATTGGGGTGCGTCCTCTACGAACTGGCCGCCCTCAAGCCGCCCTTCGTGAGCCACGACCTCAAATCCCTCAAGAAGACCATCATCAGCGGTGTATACAAGCGCATTCCCGTGCACTACTCCGACGAGCTTGAAGCTCTCATCCGTCTCTGCCTCAAGGTGGACCCCAAGGACCGTCCCTCGGCAGCCGAGCTGCTCGACAACGACcttttgaagaagaagacgggcGGCATGAGCGAGTCCGCCTGCATGAACAGCAGCAGCCTAACTCGCAAGTTGCTCCTGTAGAAGATCTTGCCCCCCAGGAGGAAGGACTTCCGGAATATCAATTAACGCCTGCCCAAGCACAAGTTCGAGGAACACTCGGTGGACAAGATCGCATAGAACCGGTCCTACTGCGACGAGAAGAACAAGGAGAACACCATCAGCGTGACCAATACCGGCAAGATCACCAAGAAGGACGTCCTGCCCAACATCCAGCGCTCCTCCAGCGTAAACTCCCGCAAATCGGACAAGCTGAGACTCATCGAGGAAAAACTCATCATCATCTGCGAGGATAGG includes:
- the LOC116245007 gene encoding uncharacterized protein LOC116245007, translated to MRISSGASLSRPCGTVGPPFRQRPPQDIKSANIFLTKDQSQPYSNKCDVWSLGCVLYELAALKPPFVSHDLKSLKKTIISGVYKRIPVHYSDELEALIRLCLKVDPKDRPSAAELLDNDLLKKKTGGMSESACMNSSSLTRKLLL